In one Pseudomonas fitomaticsae genomic region, the following are encoded:
- a CDS encoding DNA internalization-related competence protein ComEC/Rec2 codes for MRTGMMALAVGLLAPVFLPALPPVGLLLVLPWVALMLLPFRSYPLAFFLFGFVWAGFSAQMALNDRLPSRLDGETRWVEGRVVGLPQSAEGVVRFELADARSRHDKLPSLMRLAWYAGPEVKSGERWRLAVKLKRPGGLLNPDAFDYEAWLLAQRIGATGTVKDGQRLAPAQWAWRDSIRQRLLAVDAQGRNGALAALVLGDGSGLSREDWQILQDTGTVHLLVISGQHIGLLAALMYALVAGLARVGIWPVRWPWLPWACGLAFTAALGYGLLAGFDVPVRRACVMVALVLLWRLRFRHLGAWWPLLLAFNGVLLMDPLASLRPGLWLSFIAVAVLIFTFGGRLGPWRWWQTWSRAQWLIAIGLCPVLVALSLPISLSGPLANLLAVPWVSFAVLPPALLGTLLLPIPYVGEGLLWLAGGLIDGLFRALALIAGRWPAWVPTTMQWWVWALGGLGALLLLLPRGVPLRPLGWPLLLVLAFPPRERLAEGVADVWQLDVGQGLAILIRTRHHTLLYDSGPRFGDFDLGERVVLPALRKLGVEHLDLMLLSHADVDHAGGALAVAKGLPVSRVISGDPPGLPETLNAKACESGRQWQWDGVAFHLWQWADGHDSNQRSCVLQIEANGERLLLTGDIDSAAERDLLNSALAVQTRWLQAPHHGSRSSSSMALLKALRPQAVLISRGQGNSFGHPHPTVIARYRKQGIHIHDSAEQGAIHLQLGRFQPARSMRQQRRFWRDPPLPGAEYR; via the coding sequence ATGCGCACAGGGATGATGGCGCTGGCGGTCGGTCTGCTGGCTCCGGTTTTTTTACCGGCCTTGCCGCCGGTCGGGTTATTGCTGGTGTTGCCGTGGGTGGCGCTGATGCTGTTGCCGTTTCGCAGCTATCCACTGGCGTTTTTTTTGTTTGGATTCGTATGGGCGGGTTTCAGCGCGCAGATGGCGTTGAATGACCGACTGCCTTCACGGCTGGATGGTGAAACGCGCTGGGTGGAGGGGCGGGTCGTCGGTTTGCCGCAGAGTGCCGAGGGCGTCGTGCGGTTCGAACTGGCCGATGCCCGCTCGCGTCACGACAAACTGCCGTCGCTGATGCGTCTGGCCTGGTACGCCGGGCCAGAGGTCAAAAGTGGTGAACGCTGGCGACTGGCGGTCAAGCTCAAGCGCCCCGGTGGGCTGCTCAATCCGGATGCGTTCGATTACGAAGCCTGGCTGTTGGCGCAGCGCATCGGCGCTACCGGGACGGTGAAGGATGGTCAGCGCCTGGCGCCGGCGCAGTGGGCCTGGCGCGACAGTATTCGCCAGCGCCTGCTAGCAGTGGATGCCCAGGGACGTAACGGCGCTCTGGCCGCGTTGGTGCTCGGCGATGGCTCCGGGCTCAGTCGCGAAGATTGGCAGATCTTGCAGGACACCGGCACCGTACACCTGCTGGTGATTTCCGGTCAGCACATCGGGCTGTTGGCGGCGTTGATGTATGCGCTGGTCGCCGGGCTGGCGCGGGTCGGGATCTGGCCGGTGCGTTGGCCCTGGCTGCCCTGGGCGTGCGGTCTGGCATTCACGGCGGCGCTGGGTTACGGCTTGCTGGCCGGATTCGATGTACCGGTGCGGCGGGCCTGCGTGATGGTTGCGCTGGTGCTGCTGTGGCGTTTGCGTTTTCGCCACCTCGGTGCGTGGTGGCCGCTGCTGCTGGCCTTCAACGGCGTGTTGTTGATGGATCCGCTGGCCAGTCTGCGTCCGGGGTTGTGGCTGTCATTTATCGCGGTCGCCGTGCTGATCTTCACCTTCGGCGGCCGTCTGGGGCCGTGGCGCTGGTGGCAGACCTGGTCGCGCGCGCAGTGGCTGATCGCGATCGGCTTGTGCCCGGTGCTGGTGGCGTTGAGTCTGCCGATCAGTCTCAGTGGGCCACTGGCCAATCTGCTGGCGGTGCCGTGGGTCAGTTTTGCGGTGCTGCCGCCGGCGTTGCTTGGCACTTTGTTACTGCCAATCCCTTATGTCGGGGAAGGGCTGCTGTGGCTGGCCGGCGGACTGATCGATGGATTGTTCCGGGCACTGGCCCTGATTGCCGGTCGTTGGCCGGCGTGGGTGCCGACGACGATGCAGTGGTGGGTCTGGGCGCTGGGAGGTCTTGGTGCCCTGTTGTTATTGCTGCCCCGAGGCGTTCCCTTGCGTCCCTTGGGCTGGCCATTGCTGCTGGTGCTGGCATTTCCGCCTCGAGAGCGTCTGGCCGAAGGTGTGGCCGATGTCTGGCAACTGGATGTCGGGCAAGGTCTGGCAATTCTGATCCGCACCCGGCATCACACCTTGCTGTACGACAGCGGCCCGCGTTTCGGCGATTTCGACCTCGGCGAGCGGGTGGTGCTGCCGGCATTGCGCAAACTGGGGGTGGAACACCTCGACCTGATGCTGCTCAGCCATGCCGATGTCGATCACGCGGGTGGCGCACTCGCGGTGGCGAAAGGATTGCCGGTCAGCCGGGTCATCAGCGGCGATCCGCCGGGGTTGCCCGAAACGCTGAACGCCAAGGCTTGTGAAAGCGGCCGGCAATGGCAGTGGGACGGCGTTGCCTTTCATCTATGGCAGTGGGCCGACGGCCATGACAGCAACCAGCGTTCCTGCGTGTTGCAGATCGAAGCCAACGGCGAACGGTTACTGCTGACCGGCGATATCGACAGCGCTGCCGAACGGGACCTGCTCAACAGCGCACTGGCAGTTCAAACCCGATGGCTTCAAGCCCCGCATCACGGTAGCCGCAGTTCCTCATCGATGGCCTTGCTCAAGGCTTTGCGACCACAGGCGGTGCTGATTTCCCGAGGGCAGGGCAACTCGTTCGGTCACCCGCACCCGACGGTCATCGCCCGCTACCGCAAACAGGGCATACACATCCATGACAGCGCCGAGCAGGGCGCCATTCATCTGCAACTGGGGCGGTTTCAGCCGGCCCGGTCGATGCGTCAACAACGCCGCTTCTGGCGCGACCCGCCGTTGCCGGGGGCGGAGTACCGTTGA
- a CDS encoding ABC transporter permease, producing MSSELRPNLVALNTIVYREVRRFTRIWPQTLLPPAITMVLYFVIFGNLIGRQIGDMGGFTYMEYIVPGLIMMSVITNSYGNVVSSFFGSKFQRSIEELMVSPVSPHTILIGYTIGGVLRGLMVGVIVTILSLFFTHLQVHHLGVTVLVVVLTATIFSLLGFINAVFARNFDDISIIPTFVLTPLTYLGGVFYSITLLPPFWQTVSLANPVLHMVNAFRYGILGVSDIRIGIAITFMLVATVVLYIGCSRLLVSGRGMRT from the coding sequence ATGAGTTCCGAGCTGCGCCCCAACCTCGTTGCCCTCAACACCATCGTTTACCGCGAGGTCAGACGCTTCACCCGGATCTGGCCGCAGACCCTGCTGCCGCCGGCGATCACCATGGTTCTGTACTTCGTGATCTTCGGCAACCTGATCGGCCGGCAGATCGGCGACATGGGTGGCTTCACCTACATGGAGTACATCGTGCCGGGGCTGATCATGATGTCGGTGATCACCAACTCCTACGGCAACGTGGTGTCGAGTTTCTTCGGCAGCAAGTTCCAGCGCTCCATCGAAGAACTGATGGTGTCGCCGGTGTCGCCGCATACCATCCTGATCGGTTACACCATTGGTGGCGTCTTGCGCGGCCTGATGGTGGGTGTGATCGTGACGATCCTGTCGCTGTTCTTCACCCATTTGCAGGTACACCATCTCGGTGTGACGGTGCTGGTGGTGGTGCTGACCGCGACGATTTTCTCGCTGCTGGGCTTCATCAATGCGGTGTTTGCGCGCAACTTCGATGACATCTCGATCATCCCGACCTTCGTGCTGACCCCGCTGACCTACCTCGGTGGCGTGTTCTACTCGATCACCTTGCTGCCGCCGTTCTGGCAGACCGTGTCGCTGGCCAACCCGGTGCTGCACATGGTCAACGCCTTCCGTTACGGCATCCTCGGTGTGTCGGACATTCGCATCGGTATCGCGATCACCTTCATGCTGGTGGCGACCGTGGTGTTGTATATCGGTTGTTCGCGGTTGCTGGTGAGCGGGCGCGGCATGCGCACCTGA
- a CDS encoding DUF2062 domain-containing protein: MPRRLFKRYMPDPTSIREHKSLRFLGTLLHDPNLWHLNRHSVARAMAVGLFAAFLPIPAQMLVAAALAVTVRGNMPIAVSLVWLTNPITMPAVFFCTYQAGAWLMDVPARTLPDELTWEWISGELSTLWQPFLLGSVVVGLALGALAYCLVMMYWRWWVARQWARRKKSRQA, from the coding sequence ATGCCCCGGCGCTTATTCAAACGTTACATGCCCGACCCGACGAGCATCAGGGAACACAAATCCTTACGCTTTCTCGGCACGTTGCTGCATGACCCGAATCTCTGGCACCTCAACCGGCACTCGGTGGCACGGGCCATGGCCGTTGGCCTGTTCGCCGCGTTCCTGCCGATTCCCGCGCAAATGCTGGTGGCCGCTGCGCTGGCTGTCACAGTGCGCGGCAACATGCCGATCGCCGTCAGTCTGGTCTGGCTGACCAACCCGATCACCATGCCGGCGGTGTTCTTCTGCACGTATCAGGCCGGGGCGTGGCTGATGGATGTACCCGCACGCACGCTCCCGGACGAATTGACCTGGGAATGGATCAGCGGCGAACTCTCGACCTTGTGGCAACCGTTCCTGCTGGGTTCGGTGGTGGTCGGGCTGGCACTGGGCGCCCTCGCCTATTGTCTGGTAATGATGTACTGGCGCTGGTGGGTAGCGCGGCAATGGGCGCGGCGCAAGAAAAGTCGTCAGGCCTGA